In Nostoc sp. UHCC 0926, a single genomic region encodes these proteins:
- a CDS encoding FTR1 family iron permease translates to MNFSTALPTFVITLREGVEAALVVGIVLALLKKAKQSRLNSWVYAGVGVGIVVSALIGVLFSWIIPVLGAVNPQYTSVVEPGLEGVFSVLAIAMLSWMLIWMTKQARFMKATVEGAVTQALTQNSNAGWGVFTLILVSVVREGFETVLFVAANFQQGLMPALGAIAGLVGASAIGVLLFKWGVNINIRQFFQVMGVLLVLIVAGLVVSALKHFDDAVANLALSSRATESLCFYYERFTKVHSCILGPIVSNTSTILPDEQFPGIILKSLFGYRDNLYLVQAIGYVAFLLTIGGLYFRSLGGASPEGKKNIPFAQKPISSTKD, encoded by the coding sequence ATGAATTTTAGTACTGCTCTACCTACTTTTGTAATAACACTTCGAGAAGGAGTGGAAGCTGCCCTTGTTGTTGGCATTGTCCTAGCTTTGCTGAAAAAAGCTAAACAATCTCGACTCAACTCTTGGGTGTATGCTGGTGTCGGCGTTGGCATTGTCGTCAGTGCCTTAATCGGTGTGTTATTCAGTTGGATAATTCCAGTACTGGGAGCAGTGAATCCTCAATACACCTCCGTAGTTGAGCCAGGGTTAGAAGGTGTGTTTAGTGTATTAGCGATCGCAATGCTCAGTTGGATGCTAATCTGGATGACCAAACAAGCCAGATTCATGAAAGCTACAGTTGAAGGAGCAGTTACACAAGCACTGACACAAAACTCAAATGCTGGTTGGGGTGTTTTTACTTTAATTTTAGTTTCCGTTGTCCGCGAAGGCTTTGAAACTGTTCTGTTCGTTGCGGCTAATTTTCAACAGGGATTAATGCCAGCGTTGGGTGCTATTGCTGGTTTGGTAGGGGCATCTGCCATTGGAGTGCTGCTATTTAAATGGGGTGTCAACATTAACATCCGCCAGTTTTTCCAGGTAATGGGCGTTTTATTAGTGTTGATTGTCGCTGGGTTGGTAGTTTCAGCCTTGAAACATTTTGACGACGCTGTAGCTAACCTAGCCCTTAGCAGTCGTGCCACAGAAAGCCTTTGTTTCTATTACGAACGTTTTACAAAAGTCCACTCCTGTATTTTGGGGCCAATAGTTTCAAATACTTCCACAATCTTGCCTGACGAACAGTTTCCTGGCATTATCCTCAAATCTTTATTTGGTTACAGAGACAATCTCTATCTTGTACAAGCAATAGGATATGTGGCATTTTTACTCACCATCGGAGGACTGTATTTCCGCAGCCTTGGAGGTGCTTCTCCTGAAGGTAAAAAGAATATCCCTTTTGCTCAAAAACCAATTAGTTCTACAAAGGATTAA
- a CDS encoding family 10 glycosylhydrolase translates to MSNHPLNVARSRLFWRRLFAVVFTSSSLLPNFGSEPARAQVTQYCQLSSAVAQEKENLRLSALKGKQDAQTRYQNMVETHAQDLHECRAQTWPQIQAVWLRLYPCDIQPGIIDQIMDRAVNRGYNQVYLEVFYDGQVLLPATANPTVWPSVIRTPGAQKVDLLATAIKKGRQRGLKVYAWMFTTNFGYTYAQRQDREPAIARNGKGQTSLYVVDNRSQVFIDPYNLQAKRDYYQLIQQVLRRRPDGLLLDYVRYPRQAGSDSIATKVSDLWLFSPATQEALFKRAQNYKGLDLIRRFLSRGYVTTGDIAEVDKLYPQEGEPLWQGRILRPAQKSIVSVIDRQLLLQWELWQLAVAHAMQGILDFVTIANYPAKKQGIPTGVVFFPDGNQTVGQGYDSRLQPWDRFPSTLEWHPMSYGNCGNVSCIVAQVQRVLSMAKPGTQIIPALAGVWGKSISNRPSLEAQMQALRKFAPQLKGVSHFAYSWQYPQSDSDRKFCRTR, encoded by the coding sequence ATGTCTAACCATCCCTTGAACGTTGCAAGATCAAGATTATTTTGGCGGCGGCTATTCGCTGTTGTTTTCACTAGTAGTTCGTTGCTCCCCAACTTTGGAAGCGAACCAGCAAGGGCGCAAGTAACGCAGTATTGTCAGTTATCATCAGCGGTGGCGCAAGAAAAAGAAAACTTACGTTTGTCAGCCCTCAAAGGCAAGCAAGATGCTCAAACGCGCTACCAAAACATGGTAGAAACACACGCACAGGATTTACATGAGTGCCGCGCTCAGACTTGGCCACAAATCCAAGCCGTCTGGTTGCGCTTGTATCCCTGTGACATTCAGCCAGGAATAATTGATCAAATTATGGATCGGGCTGTTAACCGTGGCTATAACCAAGTTTATTTAGAAGTATTTTACGACGGTCAAGTATTATTACCAGCAACAGCTAACCCGACGGTTTGGCCTTCTGTGATTCGCACTCCAGGGGCACAAAAGGTTGACTTACTCGCCACCGCAATAAAAAAAGGTCGGCAACGCGGTTTGAAGGTTTACGCCTGGATGTTTACCACAAATTTCGGCTATACTTATGCCCAGCGCCAAGATAGAGAACCAGCGATCGCTCGTAATGGCAAGGGTCAAACCAGCCTCTATGTGGTAGATAACCGCTCTCAAGTATTTATCGACCCCTACAACTTGCAAGCAAAACGCGATTACTATCAATTAATACAGCAAGTTTTGCGCCGTCGTCCAGATGGCTTGCTATTGGATTATGTGCGCTATCCGCGACAAGCAGGAAGTGATTCCATAGCTACTAAAGTTTCAGATTTATGGCTATTTAGTCCCGCAACCCAAGAAGCTTTATTTAAACGGGCACAAAATTACAAAGGGCTGGACTTGATTCGCCGCTTTTTGAGTCGAGGATACGTCACCACTGGAGATATCGCCGAAGTTGATAAACTTTATCCCCAGGAAGGGGAACCCCTCTGGCAAGGACGCATTCTCCGACCAGCCCAAAAATCAATCGTCTCTGTAATTGATAGACAACTACTTTTACAATGGGAATTGTGGCAGCTCGCCGTTGCCCACGCCATGCAAGGAATCCTAGATTTTGTCACCATAGCCAATTACCCAGCAAAGAAGCAAGGAATTCCTACAGGAGTGGTGTTTTTCCCCGATGGTAACCAAACTGTAGGACAAGGGTATGATTCCCGCTTACAACCTTGGGATCGGTTCCCCTCCACATTAGAGTGGCATCCTATGTCTTATGGAAATTGCGGTAATGTGAGTTGTATTGTGGCACAAGTGCAACGGGTTTTGAGTATGGCAAAACCTGGTACGCAGATAATCCCTGCTTTAGCTGGTGTGTGGGGAAAATCCATCAGTAATCGTCCATCCCTAGAAGCGCAAATGCAGGCACTTCGCAAATTTGCCCCCCAACTCAAGGGAGTTAGCCATTTTGCTTATTCTTGGCAATATCCTCAGAGTGATAGCGATCGCAAATTTTGTCGCACTCGCTAA
- a CDS encoding molybdenum cofactor guanylyltransferase: protein MTIDSPSKLTAIVLAGGKSSRMGQDKALIPIQGVPLLQRVCGIAQSCADTVYVVTPWPERYQDLLLPGCQFIREVPLSKESLAHGPLVGFSQGLAEVQTEWVLLLACDLPRLQVEVLQDWVIKLDSVGDNAIAALADHPKGWEPLCGFYRRRCLPQLLEFINQGGRSFQQWLRQYPIEVLPLAEPEMLFNCNTPQDLALS, encoded by the coding sequence ATGACTATTGACTCGCCTAGCAAATTAACTGCCATTGTATTAGCAGGCGGTAAAAGTTCTCGCATGGGTCAAGATAAAGCTTTGATTCCCATTCAAGGGGTGCCATTGTTGCAGCGAGTTTGTGGGATTGCTCAAAGCTGTGCCGATACTGTTTATGTAGTAACTCCTTGGCCAGAACGCTATCAAGACTTGCTTTTGCCTGGTTGTCAGTTTATTCGGGAAGTACCTTTATCTAAGGAATCTCTAGCCCACGGGCCTTTAGTTGGTTTTTCCCAAGGACTAGCCGAAGTCCAAACAGAATGGGTGCTGTTGCTAGCTTGCGATTTGCCGAGGTTGCAGGTTGAGGTGTTGCAAGATTGGGTAATTAAACTTGATAGCGTGGGGGATAATGCGATCGCAGCTTTAGCTGATCATCCTAAAGGCTGGGAACCTCTGTGTGGTTTCTATCGCCGCCGTTGTTTGCCACAACTTTTAGAGTTTATCAACCAAGGGGGGCGATCGTTTCAGCAGTGGCTTCGGCAATATCCTATAGAAGTTTTGCCCTTAGCAGAACCCGAAATGCTGTTTAACTGTAATACACCACAGGACTTGGCTTTAAGTTAA
- a CDS encoding type II toxin-antitoxin system VapC family toxin: MTYLLDTCLISELVAKQPNQQVLDWLDAQVPETLYLSVITIGEIAKGISKITASKRKESLTTWLNETLPNRFQQRILSIDVSTMVLWGNLVGQLEQNGRPLPVMDSLIAALAKPAEGIAIHNS, translated from the coding sequence ATGACTTACCTACTTGATACCTGCCTGATTTCCGAACTTGTTGCCAAACAACCAAATCAACAAGTTTTAGATTGGCTAGATGCCCAAGTGCCAGAAACACTTTACCTCAGCGTCATTACAATTGGCGAAATTGCTAAAGGCATCAGCAAAATTACTGCATCTAAGCGGAAAGAATCTCTAACAACTTGGCTGAATGAAACCCTACCCAATCGCTTTCAACAAAGAATTTTAAGTATAGATGTCTCAACAATGGTGTTGTGGGGAAATTTAGTCGGGCAGCTAGAACAAAATGGACGACCTCTACCTGTTATGGATTCTCTTATTGCAGCGTTGGCAAAGCCCGCCGAAGGCATCGCAATTCATAACTCTTGA
- a CDS encoding thioredoxin domain-containing protein, with protein MTNRLAEAKSLYLRKHAENPIDWWSWCDEALATARAQNKPIFLSIGYSSCHWCTVMEGEAFSDTAIAQYMNANYLPIKVDREERPDLDSIYMQALQMMSGQGGWPLNIFLSPEDLVPFYAGTYFPVDPRYGRPGFLQVLQSLRRYYDTEKEDLQQRKALIIESLLTSAVLQSGTTTELEDRELLRQGWETSTGVITTRQSGNSFPMIPYAELALRGTRFNFESQYDGKQVSTQRGLNLALGGIYDHVGGGFHRYTVDPTWTVPHFEKMLYDNGQIMEYLASLWSAGVQEPAFERAVAGTVQWLKREMTAPEGYFYAAQDADSFTEPTAVEPEEGAFYVWSYSELQQLLTPEELRELQQQFTVTPNGNFEGRNVLQRSNLGQLSATLETALSKLFTARYGVSLESLETFPPARNNQEAKTANWLGRIPSVTDTKMIVAWNSLMISGLARAAGVFQQPFYLELAAKAANFIWENQFVDGRFHRLNYQGEPTVLAQSEDYAFFIKALLDLQASNPEHKQWLENAIAIQDEFNEFLWSGELGGFNNTSSDSSQDLIVKERSYVDNATPSANGIAIANLVRLTLLTDNLDYLDLAELGLKAFRSVMDRSPQACPSLFTALDWYRNSTLIRSTTEQINTLIPKYLPAAVFAITSDFPEGSVGLVCQGLKCLAPAESVEHLLQQVQQSQVRA; from the coding sequence ATGACTAATCGCCTTGCTGAAGCTAAGAGCCTCTATCTCCGCAAACACGCCGAAAACCCGATTGATTGGTGGTCTTGGTGTGACGAAGCACTTGCAACTGCAAGGGCGCAAAATAAACCGATTTTTCTCTCCATTGGCTATTCTAGTTGCCACTGGTGTACTGTTATGGAAGGCGAGGCTTTTTCTGATACTGCGATCGCCCAGTACATGAATGCCAATTATCTTCCCATCAAAGTAGACAGGGAAGAAAGACCTGACCTCGATAGCATCTATATGCAGGCTTTGCAGATGATGAGCGGTCAAGGGGGTTGGCCTTTGAATATTTTTCTTTCCCCAGAAGATTTAGTGCCGTTTTACGCTGGTACTTATTTCCCTGTAGACCCGCGCTATGGTCGTCCTGGATTTTTGCAGGTGTTGCAATCACTTCGCCGTTATTACGATACAGAAAAAGAAGACTTACAGCAACGCAAAGCCCTAATTATTGAGTCTTTGCTCACGTCTGCGGTGTTGCAATCCGGTACAACAACCGAGCTTGAAGACCGGGAATTACTCCGTCAAGGTTGGGAAACCAGCACAGGTGTAATTACTACTAGGCAATCTGGCAATAGCTTTCCGATGATTCCCTATGCAGAATTAGCATTGCGGGGAACTCGATTTAATTTTGAATCTCAGTATGATGGCAAACAAGTTTCTACCCAGCGGGGACTAAACTTAGCGCTGGGAGGCATTTATGACCATGTGGGTGGTGGTTTTCATCGCTATACTGTTGACCCTACTTGGACAGTACCCCACTTTGAAAAGATGCTCTACGACAATGGACAGATTATGGAGTATCTGGCTTCTTTGTGGAGTGCAGGAGTACAAGAACCAGCCTTTGAGAGAGCGGTTGCTGGTACTGTACAATGGCTGAAGCGGGAAATGACCGCGCCTGAAGGTTACTTCTATGCTGCTCAAGATGCCGACAGCTTCACTGAACCCACGGCAGTAGAACCAGAAGAAGGAGCCTTTTATGTCTGGAGTTACAGCGAACTACAACAACTGTTAACACCTGAAGAACTCAGGGAATTACAACAACAGTTTACGGTGACACCTAACGGTAACTTTGAAGGACGTAATGTCTTACAAAGAAGCAATTTAGGGCAACTGAGTGCAACGCTGGAAACGGCACTGAGCAAGCTTTTTACAGCCCGCTATGGCGTTAGTCTTGAGTCACTAGAAACTTTTCCCCCGGCTCGTAATAACCAGGAAGCAAAAACCGCTAACTGGCTAGGTCGCATTCCTTCGGTGACAGATACAAAAATGATTGTCGCCTGGAATAGCTTGATGATTTCTGGGTTAGCTAGGGCTGCTGGGGTGTTCCAACAACCGTTCTACCTGGAATTAGCAGCAAAAGCGGCGAATTTTATCTGGGAAAATCAGTTTGTGGATGGGCGTTTCCACCGACTCAACTATCAAGGAGAACCGACCGTTTTAGCGCAGTCTGAAGATTATGCCTTTTTTATTAAAGCTCTCCTGGATTTACAAGCTTCCAACCCTGAGCATAAACAATGGTTAGAAAATGCGATCGCTATCCAAGATGAATTCAATGAATTTCTCTGGAGTGGAGAGTTAGGTGGGTTTAATAACACATCTAGTGATTCTAGTCAAGATTTAATTGTCAAAGAGCGTAGTTATGTTGATAATGCGACACCCTCAGCCAATGGAATTGCGATCGCTAACCTTGTCCGTCTGACCTTACTCACCGATAATCTAGATTATTTGGATTTAGCAGAACTTGGTTTGAAAGCTTTTAGAAGTGTGATGGATCGCTCTCCCCAAGCTTGTCCCAGCTTGTTTACAGCCTTGGATTGGTATCGTAATTCTACCTTGATTCGCAGCACAACTGAGCAAATCAACACTTTGATCCCCAAATATTTGCCGGCGGCTGTGTTTGCTATAACATCTGATTTCCCAGAGGGAAGCGTTGGGTTAGTTTGCCAAGGTTTGAAGTGTCTTGCACCAGCAGAAAGTGTAGAACATTTGTTGCAGCAAGTCCAGCAAAGTCAGGTGAGGGCGTGA
- the clpP gene encoding ATP-dependent Clp endopeptidase proteolytic subunit ClpP, giving the protein MIPIVIEQSGRGERAFDIYSRLLRERIIFLGQQVDNNIANLIVAQLLYLDAEDPEKDIYMYINSPGGSVTAGMGIFDTMKHIRPDVCTICTGLAASMGAFLLSGGAKGKRMSLPHSRIMIHQPLGGAQGQATDIEIQAREILYHKQRLNNYLAEHTGQPIERIAEDTERDFFMSPEEAREYGLIDQVIDRHAAGSRPAVAVLN; this is encoded by the coding sequence ATGATTCCTATCGTTATTGAACAATCGGGTCGAGGTGAACGCGCCTTTGACATCTACTCACGGCTGTTGCGTGAGCGCATCATCTTTTTGGGACAACAAGTTGACAACAACATTGCTAACTTGATTGTTGCCCAACTGCTGTATTTGGATGCTGAAGACCCGGAGAAAGACATTTATATGTATATCAATTCTCCCGGTGGTTCGGTGACGGCTGGCATGGGCATTTTTGATACTATGAAACACATTCGCCCTGATGTCTGTACAATTTGTACCGGATTGGCGGCGAGTATGGGCGCTTTCCTCCTCAGCGGTGGTGCTAAGGGTAAGCGAATGAGTTTACCCCATTCTCGGATTATGATTCATCAACCTCTAGGTGGCGCTCAAGGACAGGCGACTGATATTGAAATTCAGGCGCGGGAAATTTTGTACCACAAGCAGCGGCTAAACAACTATTTAGCTGAACATACAGGTCAACCAATTGAGCGGATTGCTGAAGATACTGAACGTGACTTCTTCATGTCACCAGAGGAAGCGAGGGAATATGGCTTGATTGACCAAGTGATTGACCGTCACGCTGCTGGTAGCCGTCCGGCGGTAGCTGTTCTTAATTAA
- a CDS encoding ribonuclease R family protein — translation MEFSIATLLANFTDDKLVARKVLEKKLGCEDEKSLQKLHIALDVLEKIGILVKERGKYRRVSEEGIIEAKLRCSSKGFCFAIQDVEGSEDIYIRESHLSNAWNGDRVLVRVLKEGSRRRSPEGEVKLILERSNHTLLARIKQVDSGFRAVPLDDRLLFELKIQPNEAKLSEAIDHLVHVEVLRYPLAQYPPLGRVVQILGSDAEAAADIDLVTCKHDLSRTFPDNVLDAAAKLPKKLLKADLKNRLDLRNLFTLTIEGLNGDTKVIENAFSLEKNLVGNWLLGVHITDVCHYVQPDEALDREALKRGKSVYLGELVLPILPPAVAERCSLVPGSDRLTISFLITIDPQSGQVLEWEIQPSVINVETALSTELAQAILTGEAEDQSPQVSQILQDLQALQTAVKQIRLTRGSLQLNLPPSQNAYYDEGILGAVVVNDLPVRSLLTELVLLVNQLVATHLNALGVPAIWRVQGTPDVEDVQEMLKLAVNLGVDLTLDPEVDIQPLDYQHLTTAFAESPSEQVLTYLLQDTLKPSAYSTTKGSHFGLALPQYIHFSAPLRRYPDLLMQRVYYTLLENGRDRRNTRVRERVNLRHSSSHEEINWNVLPPELQQELQSDLTRVIVQINDREKEVQEAEADLAGLQKAQLMKQRIGQVFQGVITGVQSYGFFVEIEVPAAEVESNSNPGVPLRVEGLVHVSSLKDDWYEYRARQQALFGRKNRASYRLGDRVAVQVKSVDYYRQQIDLVTVGSDGVAKGLTGNGSNDDLSDLYLPNDIEPDDLDPYSEDE, via the coding sequence ATGGAATTTTCAATCGCTACACTCCTTGCCAATTTCACCGATGATAAATTGGTAGCTCGAAAAGTTTTGGAAAAGAAACTTGGCTGTGAAGATGAAAAAAGCTTACAAAAACTTCACATTGCTTTAGATGTTCTCGAAAAAATCGGTATTTTAGTAAAAGAACGGGGTAAGTATCGCCGTGTCTCAGAAGAGGGAATAATCGAGGCAAAACTTCGTTGTTCTAGTAAAGGCTTTTGCTTTGCTATTCAAGATGTGGAAGGATCTGAGGATATTTACATCCGCGAAAGTCATCTGAGTAATGCTTGGAATGGCGATCGCGTTTTGGTAAGAGTTCTCAAAGAAGGCAGTCGCCGTCGCTCTCCTGAAGGGGAGGTGAAGCTGATTCTAGAACGTTCTAACCACACATTACTGGCACGAATTAAGCAGGTGGATAGCGGTTTCCGGGCTGTGCCCTTAGATGATCGATTGCTGTTTGAACTCAAGATCCAACCTAATGAAGCGAAGTTGTCAGAAGCGATCGATCACCTTGTCCATGTGGAAGTCTTGCGTTACCCGTTGGCACAATATCCCCCACTAGGTCGAGTGGTGCAAATCCTCGGCAGCGATGCCGAAGCTGCTGCTGATATAGATTTGGTAACATGCAAACATGACCTTTCCCGCACTTTCCCGGATAATGTGCTAGATGCAGCCGCCAAGTTGCCCAAAAAGCTGCTGAAAGCAGACCTGAAAAATCGGCTGGATTTGCGTAATTTGTTTACTCTCACCATTGAAGGGCTAAATGGCGACACCAAAGTTATAGAAAACGCTTTTAGTTTAGAAAAAAACCTAGTCGGAAATTGGCTTTTGGGCGTTCATATCACCGATGTTTGTCACTATGTCCAACCTGACGAAGCCCTAGATAGAGAAGCACTCAAACGGGGCAAATCAGTGTATCTAGGAGAATTAGTGCTGCCAATTTTGCCACCAGCTGTGGCTGAACGCTGTTCTTTAGTACCTGGGAGCGATCGCTTAACCATCTCTTTTTTAATTACAATTGATCCCCAATCAGGACAAGTGTTGGAGTGGGAAATTCAACCCAGTGTAATCAATGTAGAAACAGCACTGAGTACTGAACTTGCCCAGGCAATTCTTACAGGTGAAGCTGAAGATCAATCTCCACAGGTTTCTCAGATCCTGCAAGACCTCCAAGCCTTGCAAACAGCGGTGAAACAGATAAGGTTGACTCGTGGCAGCCTCCAGTTGAATCTGCCGCCCAGCCAAAACGCCTACTATGATGAGGGGATTCTCGGCGCTGTGGTGGTGAATGATTTACCAGTGCGATCGCTACTCACGGAGTTGGTACTGTTAGTTAATCAACTGGTAGCAACTCACTTAAATGCCCTTGGTGTTCCCGCTATTTGGCGAGTCCAAGGCACACCCGATGTCGAAGATGTCCAGGAAATGCTGAAATTGGCAGTCAATTTAGGCGTTGACCTAACGCTAGATCCAGAAGTCGATATCCAACCTTTAGATTATCAACATTTGACCACAGCTTTTGCGGAATCTCCCTCTGAGCAAGTTCTTACATACTTACTGCAAGATACACTTAAGCCATCTGCATACAGCACCACCAAAGGATCTCACTTTGGTTTGGCACTACCGCAATATATCCACTTTAGTGCCCCTTTGCGGCGTTACCCAGATTTGCTCATGCAGAGAGTGTATTACACGCTACTCGAAAACGGACGCGATCGCCGCAATACCCGTGTTAGAGAACGCGTTAACCTCCGCCACTCCTCCAGCCATGAGGAAATTAACTGGAACGTTTTACCCCCAGAATTGCAACAAGAACTGCAAAGCGATTTAACTAGGGTAATTGTCCAAATCAATGACCGAGAAAAAGAAGTCCAAGAAGCTGAAGCCGATTTAGCCGGACTGCAAAAAGCCCAACTGATGAAGCAGCGGATTGGTCAGGTATTTCAAGGTGTAATTACTGGTGTTCAATCCTACGGTTTCTTTGTGGAAATTGAAGTCCCAGCAGCCGAGGTGGAGTCCAACAGTAATCCTGGTGTGCCTTTGAGGGTAGAAGGATTAGTACACGTCAGTTCTCTCAAAGACGATTGGTATGAATATCGTGCTAGACAACAGGCACTGTTTGGTCGTAAAAATCGCGCTTCCTATAGATTAGGCGATCGCGTCGCCGTGCAAGTTAAGAGTGTCGATTACTACCGTCAGCAAATTGATTTGGTAACAGTCGGCAGCGATGGTGTAGCCAAAGGTTTAACTGGCAATGGTTCCAATGACGATCTTTCAGACCTCTACTTACCAAATGACATTGAGCCTGATGACCTAGACCCTTACTCTGAAGATGAGTAA
- a CDS encoding flavin prenyltransferase UbiX, with translation MSNNTKPLILGVSGASGLIYAVRAIKFLLEADYSIELVASKSTYMVWQSEQEIRMPPEPTAQEQFWREQAGVSLSGKLRCHPWGDVGAGIASGSFATLGMIIIPCSMSTVAKLAVGLSSDLLERAADVQLKEGRKLVIVPRETPFSLIHLRNLTSLAEVGVRIVPAIPAWYHNPQTIEDLVDFVVARALDQLDIDCIPIQRWQGRR, from the coding sequence GTGTCAAACAACACAAAACCTCTAATTTTAGGCGTATCGGGCGCATCTGGTCTGATTTACGCTGTTCGCGCGATCAAATTTTTGCTAGAAGCGGATTACAGCATTGAATTGGTTGCCTCTAAATCTACTTACATGGTTTGGCAGTCAGAACAGGAAATTCGGATGCCACCAGAACCAACCGCGCAAGAACAATTCTGGCGAGAGCAAGCTGGAGTTTCACTTTCGGGTAAACTCCGCTGCCATCCTTGGGGTGATGTTGGAGCCGGGATTGCCAGTGGTTCCTTTGCCACTCTGGGGATGATAATTATTCCATGCAGCATGAGCACAGTGGCAAAGCTAGCGGTTGGCTTGAGTTCCGATTTACTAGAACGGGCAGCGGATGTTCAACTCAAAGAAGGGCGAAAGCTGGTCATTGTCCCTCGGGAAACGCCTTTTAGCCTCATCCACCTGCGTAACTTAACCTCTCTAGCAGAAGTTGGAGTGAGAATTGTCCCCGCTATTCCCGCCTGGTATCATAATCCCCAAACCATCGAGGATTTAGTTGATTTTGTAGTCGCCCGGGCTTTAGATCAACTAGATATTGACTGCATCCCAATTCAGCGGTGGCAAGGTCGTCGCTAA
- a CDS encoding LapA family protein: MAVIRLILLVAVLGVLTPLLVQNWSPPLSLVFLGVRTQPLPLAIWILFSTATGAFTSILIATLFKLSNYFVGGQRQTPDRRSATSPRAKATQREEPTSRPVSPPPPASKKEQPTSDVFDDWETNGTRDDDWNFDEKSEKAPTPNPQAQQPRDSKTYERQSEAKSSSQSGSVYSYSYREPKNTAAGKTESIYDADYRVIIPPYQPPTTNQADDDDWEFFDDDDDFEDDDKRSRR, translated from the coding sequence ATGGCTGTAATTCGCTTAATTCTATTGGTCGCGGTACTGGGAGTACTAACGCCGTTGTTAGTCCAAAATTGGTCACCTCCCCTATCGTTAGTATTTTTGGGCGTGCGAACTCAACCATTACCACTAGCGATATGGATTTTGTTCAGTACTGCCACTGGTGCTTTCACATCTATATTGATTGCTACCTTGTTTAAATTATCCAATTATTTTGTGGGAGGACAACGCCAAACTCCAGACCGCCGAAGCGCAACTTCGCCTCGTGCTAAGGCAACCCAAAGAGAAGAACCGACATCTCGCCCTGTCAGTCCTCCACCACCAGCTAGTAAAAAAGAACAGCCTACTAGTGATGTATTTGATGATTGGGAGACAAATGGCACTAGAGATGATGATTGGAATTTTGATGAAAAGTCAGAGAAAGCGCCTACCCCTAATCCTCAAGCTCAACAGCCTAGAGACTCTAAAACTTACGAACGCCAATCAGAAGCCAAAAGCAGTTCTCAGTCTGGTTCAGTTTACTCCTACAGCTACCGTGAGCCAAAAAATACGGCTGCGGGAAAAACTGAATCAATTTACGATGCTGATTACCGGGTAATTATCCCCCCTTATCAGCCACCGACTACCAATCAAGCCGATGATGATGATTGGGAATTTTTTGATGATGATGATGATTTTGAGGATGATGATAAGCGCTCCCGTCGGTGA
- a CDS encoding shikimate kinase yields the protein MSSLLQGVNLYLIGMMGVGKTTVGRLLAKELGYGFVDTDNVITQATGKSINQLFAQVGEAGFRQVESDVLSQVCAFTKLTIATGGGIVLRRENWGYLHHGLIVWLDAPVEIIYSRLAEDSTRPLLQDIDPKGKLRSLLEQRTPLYSQADLQITEREGDTPEDVAKQVLEAIPSVLKTQVSH from the coding sequence GTGAGTAGCTTATTACAAGGAGTTAACCTGTACTTAATTGGGATGATGGGCGTTGGTAAGACGACAGTAGGGCGCTTACTAGCAAAGGAACTGGGTTATGGGTTTGTGGATACCGATAATGTCATTACCCAAGCAACAGGTAAATCCATCAATCAGTTATTTGCACAAGTTGGTGAAGCAGGGTTTCGCCAGGTAGAAAGTGACGTGCTTTCACAAGTTTGTGCTTTTACAAAGTTAACTATAGCAACCGGTGGGGGCATTGTACTGCGGCGAGAAAATTGGGGCTACTTGCACCACGGTTTGATAGTGTGGTTAGATGCGCCAGTGGAGATAATTTACAGCCGTTTAGCTGAGGATAGCACAAGACCACTGCTGCAAGATATTGATCCTAAAGGTAAATTGCGATCGCTCCTCGAACAACGAACACCACTTTACTCTCAAGCCGATTTGCAGATCACCGAGCGAGAGGGAGATACACCTGAAGACGTTGCCAAGCAAGTACTTGAGGCAATTCCTAGCGTTCTCAAAACACAAGTTTCTCATTAG